A single genomic interval of Spinacia oleracea cultivar Varoflay chromosome 6, BTI_SOV_V1, whole genome shotgun sequence harbors:
- the LOC110776754 gene encoding P-loop NTPase domain-containing protein LPA1 homolog 1, with amino-acid sequence MEEVNKILYIVVVDNDENNKKGNVGKNEKEEKESFRYTRSLLQSTLQLMGCKPRYATKISKRVFGCIQSQSSKDDKDIVGRCTSNAASSLLVKSEENEESKNVSSELYKRRTTVFINRDKFIDIVCDALAEYKYIGPNQKADLILACRIRERKGSLTVLLCGTSGCGKSTLSSILASRLGITTVISTDSIRHMMRSFVDEKKNPLLWASTYHAGECLDPVAVAEAKARRRARKMAGMSYSVSKDQLCDSNTQEEKSDSLQPDAVANSANSTELIISPKQMAVEGFKAQSEMVIESLERLITSWEERKESVIIEGVHLSLNFVMGLMKKHPSIVPFMIYITNEDKHLERFAVRAKYMTLDPSKNKYVKYIRNIRRIQEYLCNRADKHLVPKINNTNVDKSVAAIHATLFSCLKRREAGEQLYDPATNTVSIIHEEYKNQCAAHSLSSKGIFQLIQRKGSSRHLMAFVNDDGSIAKAWPVDTSDNRGTPMYGCLHIGKAEPVNLQFGHFGISAWPSSDTGGTSHASSFDESKTDWLCTDTSSKCYSSCCSSPRMSNGPAKRVKEEHSVSGSDEEVDDPPEVDSDEDLSDGGKHTHEEIEGSVDEESAKSDEEYDEQENTYNDEEYTDNLSNFLKNNKNKSDKFPPTLNMYLRAQSEPLSEQNGTNSSLLEQGMRIRTRRI; translated from the exons ATGGAGGAAGTGAATAAAATTCTGTACATAGTGGTAGTCGATAatgatgaaaataataagaaaggtAATGTTGGGAAGAACGAGAAGGAGGAGAAGGAGTCTTTTCGTTATACGCGTTCACTTCTTCAGAGCACCTTGCAACTCATGGGATGTAAACCTCGTTATGCCACCAAG ATTAGTAAGAGGGTCTTTGGATGTATCCAAAGTCAAAGCTCTAAGGATGACAAAGACATTGTAGGAAGATGTACTTCCAATGCTGCAAGTAGTCTGCTTGTCAAATCTGAAGAAAACGAAGAAAGTAAGAATGTGTCTTCGGAGTTGTACAAAAGGCGCACAACTGTGTTCATCAACAGGGACAAGTTCATAGACATTGTATGTGATGCTCTAGCTGAATATAAATACATTGGTCCAAATCAAAAAGCAGATTTGATTTTGGCTTGCAG GATTCGTGAAAGGAAGGGATCTCTAACTGTCCTGTTGTGTGGAACTAGTGGCTGCGGGAAGTCAACGTTGTCTTCAATACTG GCTAGCAGATTGGGTATCACAACTGTGATATCAACAGACTCTATCCGGCACATGATGAGGAGTTTTGTAGACGAGAAAAAGAACCCGTTGCTGTGGGCCTCAACCTATCATGCAGGGGAGTGTTTAGATCCTGTTGCTGTTGCAGAAGCAAAAGCTAGGAGGAGGGCTCGGAAAATGGCTGGAATGTCATATTCGGTTTCTAAAGATCAATTGTGTGATAGCAACACTCAGGAAGAGAAATCTGATAGCCTGCAGCCAGATGCAGTTGCTAACAGTGCTAACAGTACTGAACTCATCATAAGTCCAAAACAAATGGCTGTTGAAGGATTCAAAGCGCAAAGCGAAATGGTCATTGAGAGTCTTGAACGCCTTATTACTTCatgggaagaaaggaaagaaTCGGTAATCATTGAAGGGGTACATTTAAGTCTCAATTTTGTG ATGGGGCTAATGAAGAAACATCCATCAATAGTACCTTTTATGATATACATAACAAATGAAGATAAGCATTTGGAAAGATTTGCAGTTCGCGCCAAGTACATGACACTAGACCCTTCAAAAAACAAATATGTGAAATACATCAGAAATATCCGGAGAATACAAGAATATCTATGCAATCGAGCAGACAAGCATCTAGTGCCAAAAATCAACAACACGAACGTTGACAAAAGCGTGGCAGCTATCCACGCCACGCTATTTAGCTGCCTAAAGAGGCGTGAAGCGGGAGAACAGCTTTACGATCCTGCTACAAACACTGTGAGTATCATCCATGAAGAGTACAAGAACCAATGCGCTGCACATTCTTTGAGTTCAAAGGGTATATTTCAGTTGATTCAAAGGAAGGGTTCATCAAGGCATTTGATGGCCTTTGTTAATGATGATGGTTCAATTGCAAAAGCTTGGCCAGTTGATACTTCAGATAATAGAGGAACACCGATGTATGGGTGTTTGCATATTGGTAAGGCAGAGCCTGTGAACCTTCAGTTTGGTCATTTTGGGATAAGTGCTTGGCCAAGTAGTGATACTGGTGGAACTAGTCATGCTAGTAGTTTTGATGAATCTAAGACTGATTGGCTTTGTACTGATACTAGCAGTAAGTGTTACTCTTCTTGCTGTAGCTCTCCTCGGATGTCTAATGGACCCGCTAAGAGG GTTAAGGAGGAACACTCAGTTTCCGGTAGTGATGAAGAAGTTGATGATCCCCCTGAAGTAGACAGTGATGAAGATCTCAGTGATGGTGGCAAACATACTCATGAAGAG ATTGAAGGATCTGTTGATGAGGAATCAGCAAAGTCTGATGAAGAGTATGACGAACAAGAGAACACTTATAATGACGAGGAGTACACAGATAACTTATCAAATTTTCTGAAGAACAATAAAAACAAAAGCGACAAATTTCCTCCAACGCTTAACATGTATTTGAGAGCTCAGAGTGAGCCTTTATCAGAACAGAATGGCACTAACTCTTCCCTTCTTGAACAAGGGATGAGAATAAGAACACGCCGTATTTAA